Part of the Catalinimonas alkaloidigena genome is shown below.
CATTGTTCCCGAAAGGTTTCCCATTAACAGAGAAGATTAGTCACTACTGCACCTCCTATACTTCACCATGGATCTCAAAAAACAAATAAAATCTCTTGCTCAGGAATATGCGCCTGAAATCGTAAATATACGCAGACATCTTCATGCAAACCCTGAACTTTCTTTTCAGGAATTTAAAACAGCAAAATATGTTGCGGAAAAACTCAAGTCCTTTGGTATTACTCCTACGGAAGGAGTAGCAGAAACCGGGCTTACCGCACTAATAGAAGGAAGGAACCCACAGAAAAAGGTAATTGCATTAAGGGCAGATATGGATGCACTACCGATATTAGAAGCCAATGATGTGCCTTATAAATCTACAAATGAGGGTGTAATGCATGCATGTGGTCATGATGTGCACACTTCATCACTTCTAGGTACAGCGCAAGTGTTGAACCAACTGAAGGAAAATTTTGAAGGAAGTGTTAAACTCATTTTTCAACCTGGCGAAGAGAGAATTCCGGGAGGAGCATCACTTATGATCAAAGATGGAGCTTTGGAGGCTCCAAAGCCTGATCATATTTTCGGGCAGCACGTATTACCACATTTGCCCGCAGGAAAAGTAGGCTTCCGAGAAGGTATGTACATGGCTAGTGCTGATGAAATCTATTTTACAGTAAAAGGAAAGGGCGGGCATGCAGCCATGCCTGAAAAAAATATTGACCCCGTACTTATCACTTCACATATCATTGTGGCACTTCAACAGATCGTAAGCAGGCATGCCAGTCCTAAGATGCCTACAGTCTTATCTTTTGGAAGAGTTGAAGCTGATGGTGCTACGAATGTGATTCCAAATGAAGTAAAGGTAGAAGGGACATTCCGAACCATGGATGAAGAGTGGCGAGCTAAAGCACACCATAGAATGCGTTCAATAGCGGAAAGCCTGGCGGAAGGTATGGGAGGAAGTTGTGAGTTTGAAATCAGAAAAGGATACCCTTTTTTAAAAAACAGCCCTGAGCTAACACAAAGGGCACGAAACTATGCGATTGATCTTTTAGGCAATGAAAACGTAGTAGACCTTGACTTATGGATGGCAGCAGAGGACTTTTCGTACTACACTCAGGTAGCCGATGCTTGTTTCTACCGGTTAGGTACAGGAAATGAAGCCAGGGGCATTACTTCTTCAGTGCACACCCCTACTTTTGACATAGATGAAGATGCATTACAAACTGGCGTTAGCCTCATGAGTTGGATCACAATACAGGAACTCATGCACCAAGAATAAACTGTAGCGATATTGCTAACAAAAGATAAATGATAAAAAGTAACCAGTAAAAAGGTCGGGCTTTCTTTTTTGACTTACCAAAAATGTAGTTATCCAGCCCAAATTTGAAACGATTTTCGTATGGCGTTTTCATGGTTTTAATCTTTTAATCAATTTCACAAAAATGTAAATGCAATCAACTGCATATCATTTGATAACCTTACCTATATTAGCCAAATCGTATTTTTCATTTTCTCTTTGACCAGATAAATAGTACCAATAAAAGCTAACTATAAAAATTAAAGTAAATCGAATATACGCAATTTTGATGAAAATTACCTTGGTTCTCTTCTACCAATACACAATCTGACTCCTCTTTTGCTATGCTTAATGCGTCTTTATCAACATTAATCAGCAGACTTTTATTTGCAACGACACATTTCAATTAGAGTTCTCTTTTCTAAACTCGGCCAAAGGCATTTTTTTATAACAGTCAAAAAATTTAGTTTCTGCAATTTTTTTATATGAAAAATTATATATAATATCACATATATTATGATTTATAGTATTTAGAAGTTTATAGTTCAACAACTTTACTTTCCAAAATCAGGCAAATCTATAAGCTTTCCAGAAATCACGCTGATTGAAACTAAGTTAAGGATGGAAAACCCATCATTCACGAATTAAATCAATTTGTCAACGAATTGTCTAACATGCGTAGTGCGCATAAAATAGCTAGAGCAAAACAAGCTTTAGCTGTTATTCAGAAACTATAAAACTACAATACTAATTAGTTTATTTGTTGATGTTTTTATCATTTAACTCTTCTGCACAAATGTTTCATTATGGAGAAAATCATCAATACAGCAGTAAAAATAGTCAACGTACAAGCTTATAAAGAAACGCATGGACTGTACATTAATGGCCAATTACACCATCTTGGAACAGAAGCGGAATGTAATTTTATGCGGCTCACACTACTAGCGAATAGAAAAGCAAAAAAATAGACTTGGTGTAATCATCTGTACCGACCAGCACACATAAAAATTCACTTACTTATTCTATAAGTTGAATAAGCTGATCCCTAAATTGAGGATTTACAGATGTTGCAATAATGACAGATATGATCAAGCCTATCGTGGCTAATCCCAAATCCTTACCTATCATAGCAAATGCCTGTTTGATTCTTTTTTTCTTGGATTTACTTTTAGTCTTTTCTCTTATTCTGTATCCTAACTCTCTACCTCCCAGCAACCCAATAAATACCCAAGTTGTGCTCATTGGAATAACGCTGATAAATAATTTGTACACTAAGATAAGTGCATAGACAAAGTCAATAATAGTAGCAGAACGAATATCTCTTACCTCACTCTTTTCATTTACAATATCCTGAATTTTATCACCTTTGAGGTAAAAAATAAGCCCTAGTCCGAGAAATACAATTGAGGCAAAACCAATAAACTGAAAAGTACCTAATGTTCTGGGCAGGTAAATTGCAATATTCGCAGCATCTTGCATAATCCATACAGACCATAAGGTTCCACTCGTAATCCATTGAGCTGCAACCCACCATTGCGCAGGCTTTCCTTTAAAGTACTTGGCAGTTAAACGACTTATCGCTAACCAGACGATAAGGCCCAAAGCAAAAGCCATAAAATAGGCATTGATACTTTTTCCAATTACTGAACCAACAGCACCCGGACTTACCGCAAAACTACTTAGTAAAAGAAAAGTCGTAGAGACCGGCATTCTGAGCCGGGTGAGTACCAAGAGAAATATAGGAGCAGCAATTTGCAGAAAAGCAAATTCGTCAGGTTGAGGAAAAGCCAGACTCCCACTATCATCTGTGGCTTGTAGTCTTCCATAGGTTACATCGCCTGAGTTAACTATCCAGCCAATGGTAACTGTGAGTAAAAAAATCCCGCCAATGTAAAGCCATAGAACATACCATTTACGGTCAGCGTTGGAAGCAATAAAAGTACCGATGGTCTGAATACTATCATTGGAAACTGCAGAGTATGCTGCCAGAACAAAGCCAAACCACATTGCGACTCCGGAAAAAGGATAAATAACACCTGCCACCAAAAACAATAAGGCAGTTATTCCTATAAACTTCTTTTCTTCCTTAAAAATATCAAAAAGCTGATAAATTAGCTCCCTGAAGCGATTTGGATTTGACTTCTTATTCTTTTTTGTCTTAGGCATTATTTCAGCTTTCAGATAGGACGATAATGAATTTAATTTTTGCTATTACTCTTTCTCGCTACAATCTAATAAATTCAGTACTCACCAAACTGTGGTAGCATAATCTTGTTTTCAGCTTGCAAAGTTAATAAGCCTCGCAAGATCTTAAGTATTCTTCGTATTATATTTATGTTAACTTTATAGAGTAGCACCAAGGAGCATTTTTTGCAAAATAGTTCTGGATTTATCTTCAAAGTGCTGGAAGTATTTTAATTTTGAGTAAAATTTTAAGAGCAATTTACTTTTATGATTGACTATCAGAACTTTGTGCTGGATAATGGGCTAAAAGTTTACGTTCACCAGGATATTACTCTCCCTACTGCTACAGTTAATTTACTTTATGATGTAGGCTCACGCGATGAAGATGAAGCGAAAACAGGTTTTGCGCATTTATTTGAGCATCTGATGTTCGGTGGGTCTATCAATATACCATCTTTTGACGAACCCCTTCAACTTGTAGGGGGTGAAAACAATGCTTTTACCAGTCCGGATATCACCAATTATTATGTGAGTCTACCGTCAGACAATCTGGAAACCGCTTTCTGGCTGGAATCCGATCGTATGCTAAGCCTTTCTTTTGATCCACAGGTGCTGGAAGTACAACGTAAAGTAGTAATTGAAGAATACAAACAGCAGTACCTCAATCAACCTTATGGTGATGCCTATATGAAGTTAAAAGCATTGGTATACAAAGTTCATCCGTATCGCTGGGCTACTATTGGTAAGGACATTCAACATATAGAAAATGCCAGTATGGAAGATGTAAAAAGCTTCTTTCATAAGTTTTACATTCCTAATAATGCTATTCTTGTAGTTTCCGGTAATGTTGTTTTCGATGATGTGCGCAGACTAGCTGAAAAATGGTTTGGGCCAATTCCGTCTGGAAACAAATACAAACGCAACCTACCCCAGGAACCACTCCAGAAAGAAGCACGGGTGGAGCATGTAGAAGCTGATGTACCCCTGGATGCTATTTACAAGGCCTATCATATTCCCGACCGTCTCAGTCAACATTATTATACCGCCGATTTGCTCAGTGACGTACTCGGCAGAGGAAAGTCTTCAAGGCTTCATCAGGAATTAGTGAATAAACGCCGCTTATTTAGTAATATTAATGCCTATATCAGCGGGTCTATTGACCCTGGTACACTTAATATTCATGGTAAAGTCAGTAAAGATGTCAGCCTGGAAGAAGCTGAATCAGGTATACAGGAAGTCCTTCTGTCTGTGATGGAAGGGCCAATGGATGAGGAAGAGCTACAAAAAGTGAAAAATCAAGCTGAAGCATCCATTGTTTTTTCTGAAATGGAACTGCTCAACCGTTCAATGAATCTTGCTTATGCTGCTCTTTTAGGCAACCCTGACCTTGTCAACTTAGAATCAGACTTTATTCAAAAGGTAACAGCTAAGCATATACAACAAATGGCAAAAACTCATCTGATGCAAGAGAATAGCAGTACTGTATACTATCACGCAAAACAGTAATTGTGGCTATTGCTTACCGAAAAACATGAGATGCTGTTTGGGTAAAAGCTGCTTGTTTTCTATTAGATAAAGTCCAACTGCTGTCATTTCTTTCACAGCCTGATCCTCAGTCATT
Proteins encoded:
- a CDS encoding M20 metallopeptidase family protein, with the translated sequence MDLKKQIKSLAQEYAPEIVNIRRHLHANPELSFQEFKTAKYVAEKLKSFGITPTEGVAETGLTALIEGRNPQKKVIALRADMDALPILEANDVPYKSTNEGVMHACGHDVHTSSLLGTAQVLNQLKENFEGSVKLIFQPGEERIPGGASLMIKDGALEAPKPDHIFGQHVLPHLPAGKVGFREGMYMASADEIYFTVKGKGGHAAMPEKNIDPVLITSHIIVALQQIVSRHASPKMPTVLSFGRVEADGATNVIPNEVKVEGTFRTMDEEWRAKAHHRMRSIAESLAEGMGGSCEFEIRKGYPFLKNSPELTQRARNYAIDLLGNENVVDLDLWMAAEDFSYYTQVADACFYRLGTGNEARGITSSVHTPTFDIDEDALQTGVSLMSWITIQELMHQE
- a CDS encoding M16 family metallopeptidase — translated: MIDYQNFVLDNGLKVYVHQDITLPTATVNLLYDVGSRDEDEAKTGFAHLFEHLMFGGSINIPSFDEPLQLVGGENNAFTSPDITNYYVSLPSDNLETAFWLESDRMLSLSFDPQVLEVQRKVVIEEYKQQYLNQPYGDAYMKLKALVYKVHPYRWATIGKDIQHIENASMEDVKSFFHKFYIPNNAILVVSGNVVFDDVRRLAEKWFGPIPSGNKYKRNLPQEPLQKEARVEHVEADVPLDAIYKAYHIPDRLSQHYYTADLLSDVLGRGKSSRLHQELVNKRRLFSNINAYISGSIDPGTLNIHGKVSKDVSLEEAESGIQEVLLSVMEGPMDEEELQKVKNQAEASIVFSEMELLNRSMNLAYAALLGNPDLVNLESDFIQKVTAKHIQQMAKTHLMQENSSTVYYHAKQ